GACAGAATAAAAGTAGTGACATCAAAGATTTGAATTCCAGCCAACAGGAATATGGTGAACATCTGCCTCCCTTCTCCTCAAGTAAAGGATCTTGCAATAGTTCAGAAGCATTGCAAGAGTCAGAGACCTTGCAAACAATAAATGAGAGAGAAGAAGTTGTGGTTCCAGTTGTAGAATCTTTTTATAAAGATGATCATCTGATAGTAGATAGTCTTAGTTCTCAAGGAGGGAGGAAGCATTTGAATACCAAGACTGAAGTACCATCAGAAGAATTGTTGGCAAATATCAGTGGAGTGTCAGAGCAGAATCTCTTATCGACTAACTCTCTTGGAAAGGAGACATCCGAGGCAGTAAATCAAACAGAACACAGGGGATCAAAAACAGATCAAAATCTGCTAAAACACATGGCAAAACCACCAAGAGCTGGGAAGAGAAATAGTAAAGGTAGAACCAATAATATCAAGTCAGCTGCCAATGTCAGTCTCAAAAAACCTCGACATCAGAATAAAAGTAGCAATATCAAAGCTTCGCATTCCAGCCAACAGGAATATGGCGAACATCTGCCTCCCTTTTCCTCAAGCAAAGGGTCTTGCAATAGTTCAGAAGCATTGCAAGAGTCAGAGAATTTGCAAACTATAATTGAGAGAGAAAAAGTTCTGGTTCCAGTTGTAGAATCTTTTGACAAAGATGATCATCTGATAGTAGATAGTCTTAGTTCTCAAGGAGGGAGGAAGCATTTAAATTGTGAGACTGAAAAACCAGTAGAAGAATATACTGAATTACAAAAAGATGGAAAGCTGGTCAGTGTGTTAACTGCCTTTTTCCCTTTCAATCACATTAAATGCTCTGATACACTGTTCTCATTAATTTTGCATAATTTTCCTGTTTTTTTGTCCGTTGtactactttttcttttattattttacaagaTCCCACgtaaacaacaaaaacaaaggGGATAGCaatcatattatcattttccttttttctgtAAGTTGTTTGGTTACTGAAATTGCTAGCTAGGTACATTTTCTTAACTTCTTGCAGTTTGATAGGTCAAAAGTTCTGGATGGGCAGGTAATTGAGAACCAAATGACTGCAGAGAAGGATGGAGAATCACCGGTCGAGAATGGAACACAGAGAATTAATGATGCCAATCTTTGGGCACCTGATACTTTGGATCATCAATCAGGTACTATGAGCTATTACTTACCTGGGCCTTTCTTTGGTGCTGCATCTTGCATTACCTCTTACCTGACTTCCACTTCCCTGATTAATTCATTAAATGGTTGTCTTTTCACTTTTCTAGATGAACCTTTTAGTCTCACTGCAGAGATTGTGAAGGATGTTGCAGCTGCTGTTAGTACCAATTTTCCTGACTCTCCAATAATTGGTTCACGGCCAGAAAGTGAAACGGGTACATCTAGTTTGGAAGTGAATTCACAGAAAAGTGAGCCAGATTCTGCTGGACATGAAATAGCCAACTCAATGATGACATTTCTGCTTCCTCGAGCACTTCCTTTGATTAGGACATAcactagaaagaaaaagaatgatacAAAATCACCAGAAATATCCATCCACAATTCTCAGGACGAAAATAAGAAGATTGGCCTCTATCTTGACTCCACATCTGGTAAACTGTAACTTTCTAACTTCAGCTGATTATTGCTGCTCTCATTTAGTAATCTTAGTTGCTACTTCAATCATTGATAAGATTATCATGAAGTCTTTTAATTAAAGCTTATTTCAGTTCCCTCTTACTTTCTGTTGCAGTCAGTGAGCTTGACAAGAATTCACTGCTCAGacagaaaaaggaaaataccAGTTCTCCATTTCGAGGTTGTGTTCCAGCATCTACAGCTTGTTCCCTTGCAGAAGCTATTGTCCCTGATAGTTTTGATAATTATGAAAGTGGATATACTCCAAGTCAGGGGTTAGCTCAGATTCTACAAGTAGCTGAAGTTGCTAAAGAAGATCATAGTGTTCAAGGTTTATGTACCTGCAGACCTGAAATCGTGGAGCCATCAAAGAGTGATAATTTAGAAGCAGCAGCTTGCAATGGTGAAACAGGTGACTTTATCTCCTTGTGatcttttgattctttgattGAAGGGTCAGAGTATAATGTTCTCTTTCCATGTGCTTTTCCTAGAACCATTTTTTGTTAACAAAAGGTGAATAGATTGATTGATATTGCTCTGTGATATTTCAtcttttgttgaaattattatttatgtagcTAGTctgaacttcaaaattttctatACAGTGATGAGATATGAGCCCTCAGTCTTTTAAGCTGAACTACAGTCTGTACACCAATTGATTGAAAGTAATAAATTGTTGAACAGGAACAGAAAGAGAAAATGACTTCTTACCAAGAACACATAAATTTCTTCAAGCATCAAGAAAGGAAGTTAGTGGAAACAAAAGCACTGGAGCAATTGTCACTGGGAGCTTAACTAAGATTCCACTTTCTGGTGAATCAATGATGCAACATGTTTCTTTATCTGAAAGTATCATCTGCAGAGATTTCAGAGATGATTCTGTTCCAGAGTCAAATGCGGACATAAAAGCAATGCACACCTCACATTTCTTACAAGGGAGCTCTTCTAAGCAGTGCCAAATAGAACAATCTATATCTACTGATGAACCCCATATTGAAGGACGGTCCCTTAACTTCAACACAAAAGGAAGATCCAGTAGTACCAATGGTGCACCTTTTTACTTGGCCTCCAGATCACAAGATGAAGAaatggatcagatgttagacCATATTCAAACTTCAAAGTTTCTTGATTCAACTGCAACTAATTCTGAAGGCAACTTGACTAAAATGTTGTCCAGAGACCAACAATCTGTCAGGTTTACTGGTCCTCTGTTAGATAAGCAAAAGCAGAAGATAATTTTTTCTGCTGACACCACTGAGAAAAAGGAGAATAATGAGAATGCAAACATGGAAGCCCAGCAAGATTTAAAGTCTGAGAGTGAAAGAAGTGGTGTTCTCAAGGTTATTGCAGGCTATGCCCATCCCATGCCAATTTCATCAGTGCTATTAAGTAGACAAGAAAATGATCTTTATATTTGTGTTTTATGTGGTCAACCATTGCATGAGGATAGAACTATTTTCATGTACAAGGCCCCAATGGAAGGAGAAGAAAAGGGGTGCCCTTCTTTTATTGGTCAGGTTTCTATACGTTTCCAATTTTCAGATGGTGCCTTTCGTGGAGATGTGAGATGTTTTCTCTTCTTCAATGGCATTGCTGTGGCCCTATGGCTTGGTCTATATTATCTCATAATCTATATTTCTTTATGCAGATTGAACTGGACAGTGCTGCTGTGCAGTTGACACCAATTGGGCAATCACTTGTGTTGTTCAATAGTGTAATAGCCCCAAGCTGCAGGTTGCATTTTCACTTGAGACAGAAGTGTTTGGTCTTTAGTTTGTTTTTTGGCTGTAGCATAGATGAATGCTAGTGCGCTGATCTCcgtgtttgttctcagggaggGTGATATAAAATGCCAGTGCTCATTATGTGCTTTGAATATTTTCGAGGAAAATGCAGTAAAGATTACGCAAATTAGAAATGGTTATCTCTCTCTCATTACTAAACTGAAAACGACGCTAAGGGTCTGTTGTATATTGGTGTGTCCACCTGATCA
The window above is part of the Solanum pennellii chromosome 5, SPENNV200 genome. Proteins encoded here:
- the LOC107018710 gene encoding uncharacterized protein LOC107018710 isoform X2, which encodes MAKFIDEKSDGLEILSIGKLYTGSWDKKYWSSSRGKDRYPYPIGYNALRTQNGVSYKMEIHEGLNGPLFTISSTDRQSCSGQTPDIAWESFQKKGCQIKLLHGKRHSSKIDGVEFFGFKNTFVQRLLRELVANTRGTPEQNFLSSISLRNETSEVVNQTELTVSKTDPNLLTHTEKPQSTGKRNMKGRTNNIKSTANTSLKKPRHQNKSSDIKGLNPVQQEYGDHPPSFSSSKRSCNSSEALQESETLQTINEREKVLVTVVESFDKDDHLKVDSLISQGGRKHLNTKTEVPLEEVVANTSGTPEQNFLSSISLRNETSEAVNQTEHRVSETDPNLLTHMENPQSAGKRNRIGRANNIKSAANSSLKKPRRQNKSSDIKDLNSSQQEYGEHLPPFSSSKGSCNSSEALQESETLQTINEREEVVVPVVESFYKDDHLIVDSLSSQGGRKHLNTKTEVPSEELLANISGVSEQNLLSTNSLGKETSEAVNQTEHRGSKTDQNLLKHMAKPPRAGKRNSKGRTNNIKSAANVSLKKPRHQNKSSNIKASHSSQQEYGEHLPPFSSSKGSCNSSEALQESENLQTIIEREKVLVPVVESFDKDDHLIVDSLSSQGGRKHLNCETEKPVEEYTELQKDGKLFDRSKVLDGQVIENQMTAEKDGESPVENGTQRINDANLWAPDTLDHQSDEPFSLTAEIVKDVAAAVSTNFPDSPIIGSRPESETGTSSLEVNSQKSEPDSAGHEIANSMMTFLLPRALPLIRTYTRKKKNDTKSPEISIHNSQDENKKIGLYLDSTSVSELDKNSLLRQKKENTSSPFRGCVPASTACSLAEAIVPDSFDNYESGYTPSQGLAQILQVAEVAKEDHSVQGLCTCRPEIVEPSKSDNLEAAACNGETERENDFLPRTHKFLQASRKEVSGNKSTGAIVTGSLTKIPLSGESMMQHVSLSESIICRDFRDDSVPESNADIKAMHTSHFLQGSSSKQCQIEQSISTDEPHIEGRSLNFNTKGRSSSTNGAPFYLASRSQDEEMDQMLDHIQTSKFLDSTATNSEGNLTKMLSRDQQSVRFTGPLLDKQKQKIIFSADTTEKKENNENANMEAQQDLKSESERSGVLKVIAGYAHPMPISSVLLSRQENDLYICVLCGQPLHEDRTIFMYKAPMEGEEKGCPSFIGQVSIRFQFSDGAFRGDIELDSAAVQLTPIGQSLVLFNSVIAPSCREGDIKCQCSLCALNIFEENAVKITQIRNGYLSLITKLKTTLRVCCILVCPPDHLVAVEESGKLYVWIMNTKWSAETEKCCLLPPDCPPFSTMKLKRIPNSASLVLGYNGFGEFRLWDIKKCMLVSNFSAASTSVFQCLPVSLFRWQRKFTAPSGVTEEIINEITDVTKMSFLEISDNRPFCLLEDKDVAIWVLISTAPDSNSSAYQSSEQQTDPDHWWRLALLVNNTMIMGNSLDPRATAIGYSAGHGIIGRSDGLVYTWELTTGKRLQTLHHFKDAAVSSIVSDNSSHCAVAIASDGGQLLIYLPC
- the LOC107018710 gene encoding uncharacterized protein LOC107018710 isoform X1: MAKFIDEKSDGLEILSIGKLYTGSWDKKYWSSSRGKDRYPYPIGYNALRTQNGVSYKMEIHEGLNGPLFTISSTDRQSCSGQTPDIAWESFQKKGCQIKLLHGKRHSSKIDGVEFFGFKNTFVQRLLRELVANTRGTPEQNFLSSISLRNETSEVVNQTELTVSKTDPNLLTHTEKPQSTGKRNMKGRTNNIKSTANTSLKKPRHQNKSSDIKGLNPVQQEYGDHPPSFSSSKRSCNSSEALQESETLQTINEREKVLVTVVESFDKDDHLKVDSLISQGGRKHLNTKTEVPLEEVVANTSGTPEQNFLSSISLRNETSEAVNQTEHRVSETDPNLLTHMENPQSAGKRNRIGRANNIKSAANSSLKKPRRQNKSSDIKDLNSSQQEYGEHLPPFSSSKGSCNSSEALQESETLQTINEREEVVVPVVESFYKDDHLIVDSLSSQGGRKHLNTKTEVPSEELLANISGVSEQNLLSTNSLGKETSEAVNQTEHRGSKTDQNLLKHMAKPPRAGKRNSKGRTNNIKSAANVSLKKPRHQNKSSNIKASHSSQQEYGEHLPPFSSSKGSCNSSEALQESENLQTIIEREKVLVPVVESFDKDDHLIVDSLSSQGGRKHLNCETEKPVEEYTELQKDGKLFDRSKVLDGQVIENQMTAEKDGESPVENGTQRINDANLWAPDTLDHQSDEPFSLTAEIVKDVAAAVSTNFPDSPIIGSRPESETGTSSLEVNSQKSEPDSAGHEIANSMMTFLLPRALPLIRTYTRKKKNDTKSPEISIHNSQDENKKIGLYLDSTSVSELDKNSLLRQKKENTSSPFRGCVPASTACSLAEAIVPDSFDNYESGYTPSQGLAQILQVAEVAKEDHSVQGLCTCRPEIVEPSKSDNLEAAACNGETGTERENDFLPRTHKFLQASRKEVSGNKSTGAIVTGSLTKIPLSGESMMQHVSLSESIICRDFRDDSVPESNADIKAMHTSHFLQGSSSKQCQIEQSISTDEPHIEGRSLNFNTKGRSSSTNGAPFYLASRSQDEEMDQMLDHIQTSKFLDSTATNSEGNLTKMLSRDQQSVRFTGPLLDKQKQKIIFSADTTEKKENNENANMEAQQDLKSESERSGVLKVIAGYAHPMPISSVLLSRQENDLYICVLCGQPLHEDRTIFMYKAPMEGEEKGCPSFIGQVSIRFQFSDGAFRGDIELDSAAVQLTPIGQSLVLFNSVIAPSCREGDIKCQCSLCALNIFEENAVKITQIRNGYLSLITKLKTTLRVCCILVCPPDHLVAVEESGKLYVWIMNTKWSAETEKCCLLPPDCPPFSTMKLKRIPNSASLVLGYNGFGEFRLWDIKKCMLVSNFSAASTSVFQCLPVSLFRWQRKFTAPSGVTEEIINEITDVTKMSFLEISDNRPFCLLEDKDVAIWVLISTAPDSNSSAYQSSEQQTDPDHWWRLALLVNNTMIMGNSLDPRATAIGYSAGHGIIGRSDGLVYTWELTTGKRLQTLHHFKDAAVSSIVSDNSSHCAVAIASDGGQLLIYLPC
- the LOC107018710 gene encoding uncharacterized protein LOC107018710 isoform X3; this translates as MAKFIDEKSDGLEILSIGKLYTGSWDKKYWSSSRGKDRYPYPIGYNALRTQNGVSYKMEIHEGLNGPLFTISSTDRQSCSGQTPDIAWESFQKKGCQIKLLHGKRHSSKIDGVEFFGFKNTFVQRLLRELVANTRGTPEQNFLSSISLRNETSEVVNQTELTVSKTDPNLLTHTEKPQSTGKRNMKGRTNNIKSTANTSLKKPRHQNKSSDIKGLNPVQQEYGDHPPSFSSSKRSCNSSEALQESETLQTINEREKVLVTVVESFDKDDHLKVDSLISQGGRKHLNTKTEVPLEEVVANTSGTPEQNFLSSISLRNETSEAVNQTEHRVSETDPNLLTHMENPQSAGKRNRIGRANNIKSAANSSLKKPRRQNKSSDIKDLNSSQQEYGEHLPPFSSSKGSCNSSEALQESETLQTINEREEVVVPVVESFYKDDHLIVDSLSSQGGRKHLNTKTEVPSEELLANISGVSEQNLLSTNSLGKETSEAVNQTEHRGSKTDQNLLKHMAKPPRAGKRNSKGRTNNIKSAANVSLKKPRHQNKSSNIKASHSSQQEYGEHLPPFSSSKGSCNSSEALQESENLQTIIEREKVLVPVVESFDKDDHLIVDSLSSQGGRKHLNCETEKPVEEYTELQKDGKLVIENQMTAEKDGESPVENGTQRINDANLWAPDTLDHQSDEPFSLTAEIVKDVAAAVSTNFPDSPIIGSRPESETGTSSLEVNSQKSEPDSAGHEIANSMMTFLLPRALPLIRTYTRKKKNDTKSPEISIHNSQDENKKIGLYLDSTSVSELDKNSLLRQKKENTSSPFRGCVPASTACSLAEAIVPDSFDNYESGYTPSQGLAQILQVAEVAKEDHSVQGLCTCRPEIVEPSKSDNLEAAACNGETGTERENDFLPRTHKFLQASRKEVSGNKSTGAIVTGSLTKIPLSGESMMQHVSLSESIICRDFRDDSVPESNADIKAMHTSHFLQGSSSKQCQIEQSISTDEPHIEGRSLNFNTKGRSSSTNGAPFYLASRSQDEEMDQMLDHIQTSKFLDSTATNSEGNLTKMLSRDQQSVRFTGPLLDKQKQKIIFSADTTEKKENNENANMEAQQDLKSESERSGVLKVIAGYAHPMPISSVLLSRQENDLYICVLCGQPLHEDRTIFMYKAPMEGEEKGCPSFIGQVSIRFQFSDGAFRGDIELDSAAVQLTPIGQSLVLFNSVIAPSCREGDIKCQCSLCALNIFEENAVKITQIRNGYLSLITKLKTTLRVCCILVCPPDHLVAVEESGKLYVWIMNTKWSAETEKCCLLPPDCPPFSTMKLKRIPNSASLVLGYNGFGEFRLWDIKKCMLVSNFSAASTSVFQCLPVSLFRWQRKFTAPSGVTEEIINEITDVTKMSFLEISDNRPFCLLEDKDVAIWVLISTAPDSNSSAYQSSEQQTDPDHWWRLALLVNNTMIMGNSLDPRATAIGYSAGHGIIGRSDGLVYTWELTTGKRLQTLHHFKDAAVSSIVSDNSSHCAVAIASDGGQLLIYLPC